One Megachile rotundata isolate GNS110a chromosome 5, iyMegRotu1, whole genome shotgun sequence genomic region harbors:
- the Dscam2 gene encoding Down syndrome cell adhesion molecule 2 isoform X2, with the protein MLASCLIFIGAVAAVTSAGGHGFDAHLRGPSFVIEPPSRVEFSNSSGAWLDCTATGSPPPNIDWSTADGHPVNDVSGVRRVLRNGTLVLLPFPAAAFRQDVHSAAYRCVASNSVGRVLSRDVQVRAVVAQAYKVDVEVIGGASRGCTAVLRCVVPSFVKDLVRVVSWLQEPSFYIYPSLQGDGKFHLLPTGELLVHSLEFSDQIHGYRCRTMHRLTRQVVVSSMANVRIADHRGVMPPVILENSGVVHVAQDESTSLVCVAQACPTPEYRWYAQTGSEPMLVLSGPRTRLLGTVLALEAVTLEDSGIYRCSAANPGGEASAEIRLIVTAPLHVEVTPPLLSVHLGGNAEFRCEVSTHPQAGPHFVTWYKDGRQLPGTGRQSELLRLNGIGREDRGMYQCIVRRAEGDTAQASAELQLGDAPPMLLYSFIEQTLQPGPAVSLKCSAAGNPTPQVSWALDGFPLPTNGRFVIGQYVTVHGDVISHVNISHVMVEDGGEYSCTAENRAGKVTHAARLNVYGLPYIRLIPKVTAVAGETLRLKCPVAGYPIEEIKWERANRELPDDLRQKVLPDGTLVINSVQKKGDAGVYTCSARNKQGHSARRSGDVAVIVPPIIEPFTFQEGLSEGMRTRTVCGVAAGDPPLTISWLKDGQSPFPLPPNLASVANVSQLDPYSSLLSITNLAAEHSGDYTCVAANPAAEVRYTAKLQVKVPPRWIVEPTDVSVERNKHVALHCQAQGVPTPTIVWKKATGSKSGEYEELRERAYTKILSNGTLLLQHVKEDREGFYLCQASNGIGSGIGKVVQLKVNSSPYFAAPSRLVTVKKGDTATLHCEVHGDTPVTVTWLKGGKIELNPSTNYRVTVKREVTPDGVIAQLQISSAEASDSGAYFCQASNLYGRDQQLVQLLVQEPPQPPNSLETAMVASRSINVKWQHKSQDTSEVTKYILQYKEGDAFSVETGGMWQQQEFTGPPLPYAALIDELKPATRYTIRVIAEGPAGRSVPSAELIVRTEPQRPAGPPINLAARALSSSEILITWSPPLPELRHGDIQGFNVGYRETSSANPSYNFSSVSGDGEEGGAELRLTGLRPYTKYTLVVQAYNQVGSGPLSEPLLTQTLEDVPSMPPEDVRCAALTSQSLQVSWQPPPNTHSNGIIQGYKLHYEPILADIWRSVDEMEVRKTSALTTVLTGLRKYTNYTIQVLAFTRVGDGVPTTVTYCQTEEDVPGSPADIKVVVSSPQALFISWLPPLEPNGIITKYNLYTRVVDGREELNHGKRTLPATNTYFEATDLQQHVEYQFWVTGSTRVGEGQSSRVAAQVPTNRVPARITSFGGHVVRPWRGSATLACNAVGDPTREWYKGAAEQIRTDTTRNIQILPSGELVLSNLQSQDGGNYTCQVENAQGSDKLHYTLTVQVPPNAPVLYVTSSTSSSILLHWKPGHSGGAPLTGYTLHYRTTHGNLDELQLSRHATSHELKGLLCGNTYQLYLTSHNKIGSSPSSPVLSVRTQGQAPGIPPAAAFLSPNSTTLVLRLHVWPDNGCPILYFVIQYRPINEFHWTLVSNSVKMQRRFVVTNLQPSSVYQLKVEAHNVAGSNQAEFTFVTLTKEGEPPPPELSKRGITSAVPFYADVKVMLPLIAATIALLVAVVIVALRWRSRERMQRPMKETQENQQNAETQRERYYATIHKVALQQAANTGAGPDKIPGEPLLRYGRQPETAEDISPYATFQLSEGGGGSLAGLGGLGGLGSAAEASAAGLHPNNTLLHSFMYHEHAMTEGCASPPPAATSMKSVSSRRRQQRKQQTPGDVESDESESDPDQLTSSRTESSNQLDAGKLKHIRAVSDFIYHGTSSTSSDISPMSEQKSLPRRGRSRWHVPSRSSLRTLLPPISVAETTFVGGNQGNVVPGNGDRTDRPELSEAECDIDSLKKLKLGLRSSLWSRPSTQNNPSSDYSIAV; encoded by the exons ATGGAAAATTTCACCTTCTGCCTACGGGCGAGTTGCTGGTGCACAGTCTGGAGTTCAGCGATCAGATACACGGCTACAGATGTCGAACGATGCATCGTCTCACCAGACAGGTGGTCGTCAGTTCCATGGCGAACGTCAGGATAGCAG ATCACAGAGGGGTGATGCCTCCGGTGATTCTTGAAAACTCCGGGGTCGTTCACGTCGCGCAAGATGAATCAACGTCGTTAGTCTGCGTGGCACAGGCCTGTCCTACTCCCGAATATCG ATGGTACGCACAAACAGGTTCAGAGCCGATGTTAGTGCTTTCCGGACCAAGAACAAGATTACTAGGAACCGTGCTAGCCCTGGAAGCAGTAACACTAGAAGACAGCGGAATTTATCGTTGTTCTGCAGCGAATCCCGGTGGCGAAGCCAGTGCTGAAATTCG GCTGATCGTGACAGCACCGTTGCACGTCGAAGTAACGCCGCCATTGCTGAGCGTCCATTTAGGAGGTAATGCAGAATTTAGATGCGAGGTCAGCACACATCCACAAGCTGGACCACACTTTGTTACCTGGTACAAGGATGGACGCCAGCTGCCGGGCACTGgcagacaatcagaattattGAGGTTAAACGGCATCGGTAGAGAAGATCGTggaatgtatcaatgtatcgtCAGACGGGCGGAAGGAGACACTGCTCAAGCCTCTGCGGAACTTCAGCTGGGTG ACGCGCCACCGATGCTGCTGTACTCGTTCATCGAGCAAACCTTGCAACCAGGTCCTGCGGTATCCTTGAAGTGCTCCGCTGCTGGGAATCCTACACCGCAAGTCTCCTGGGCGTTGGACGGATTTCCTCTGCCAACTAACGGCAG GTTCGTAATTGGTCAGTACGTGACGGTCCACGGCGATGTCATATCCCACGTGAATATTAGCCATGTGATGGTGGAGGATGGAGGAGAATATTCCTGTACCGCTGAAAATCGAGCTGGGAAAGTCACTCACGCTGCTCGTCTCAACGTTtatg GTCTTCCATACATTCGACTGATTCCAAAGGTAACCGCCGTCGCGGGAGAGACCCTCCGTCTAAAATGTCCAGTCGCAGGATACCCTATCGAGGAGATAAAGTGGGAGCGGGCGAATCGCGAGCTACCGGATGACCTTCGTCAGAAAGTGCTTCCGGACGGCACCCTGGTGATCAACAGCGTGCAGAAGAAGGGCGACGCAGGGGTTTACACGTGTTCGGCGAGGAACAAGCAAGGACACAGCGCGAGGAGATCAGGAGACGTCGCAGTGATCG TACCCCCTATTATTGAGCCATTTACGTTCCAAGAGGGACTATCCGAGGGGATGCGGACGCGGACGGTGTGCGGGGTCGCGGCGGGTGATCCACCCCTAACTATATCCTGGCTAAAAGACGGCCAAAGTCCTTTCCCATTGCCGCCGAATCTGGCCTCCGTCGCAAACGTCTCCCAACTGGATCCTTACTCGAGCCTCCTCAGTATAACGAACCTCGCGGCCGAGCACTCCGGCGACTATACCTGCGTCGCCGCGAACCCCGCCGCCGAGGTCAGGTACACGGCCAAGCTACAGGTAAAAG TGCCGCCAAGATGGATCGTTGAGCCGACGGATGTGAGCGTCGAAAGAAACAAACATGTCGCCTTGCACTGTCAGGCTCAAGGCGTGCCTACTCCCACGATTGTTTGGAAAAAAGCCACTG GAAGTAAATCCGGTGAATACGAGGAGTTGCGAGAAAGGGCGTACACCAAAATCCTCAGTAACGGTACGTTATTGTTGCAACACGTGAAAGAAGACAGAGAAGGCTTCTATCTCTGTCAAGCAAGTAACGGCATTGGAAGCGGCATCGGCAAAGTTGTACAGTTAAAAGTAAACT CATCTCCATATTTCGCGGCACCCTCGAGACTGGTCACCGTAAAAAAAGGTGACACTGCGACGCTGCATTGCGAGGTACACGGCGACACTCCCGTTACCGTCACTTGGCTGAAAGGCGGGAAAATCGAGTTAAATCCGTCGACGAACTATCG GGTGACAGTAAAACGAGAAGTAACACCGGACGGTGTCATAGCACAGTTACAAATATCATCGGCGGAGGCGTCGGACAGCGGAGCGTATTTTTGTCAGGCGAGTAATCTGTACGGTCGAGATCAACAGCTGGTGCAACTCCTCGTACAAG AACCACCTCAGCCACCGAATTCCCTGGAAACTGCCATGGTTGCCAGTCGAAGCATCAACGTTAAGTGGCAACACAAATCCCAAGACACCAGCGAGGTTACCAAATACATTCTTCAGTACAAAGAAGGCGatg CTTTTTCTGTCGAAACAGGCGGTATGTGGCAGCAACAAGAATTTACTGGTCCACCATTACCATATGCTGCCCTGATAGACGAACTGAAACCAGCGACCAGATACACGATCCGCGTGATCGCGGAAGGACCAGCTGGCCGATCGGTACCATCGGCCGAACTGATTGTCCGAACCGAACCACAAAGACCTGCTGGACCTCCGATTAATCTTGCAGCCAGGGCTCTGTCCTCCTCTGAAATTTTAATCACTTGGTCGCCACCGTTGCCTGAACTCCGACACGGTGACATCCAGGGATTCAACGTCGGCTATAGAGAAACGAG TTCCGCAAATCCCTCGTACAACTTTAGCTCCGTGTCCGGGGACGGAGAAGAAGGGGGCGCAGAACTTCGACTAACAGGTCTTCGACCCTACACAAAGTACACTTTGGTGGTTCAGGCGTATAATCAAGTTGGATCTGGACCACTTTCAGAGCCTTTGCTTACACAGACGCTCGAAGACG TTCCCAGCATGCCACCGGAGGACGTCAGATGCGCTGCATTGACATCGCAGTCTCTTCAGGTGTCTTGGCAACCGCCTCCTAATACGCACAGTAACGGCATCATTCAGGGATATAAATTGCATTATGAACCTATCTTGGCTGACATTTGGCGTAGTGTTGATGAAATGGAA GTACGAAAGACTAGTGCGTTGACTACTGTGCTGACGGGGCTGAGGAAGTATACGAATTATACTATTCAAGTGTTAGCGTTCACAAGGGTTGGTGATGGGGTGCCTACTACTGTCACTTACTGTCAGACTGAAGAGGATG TGCCAGGAAGTCCAGCAGACATCAAAGTGGTGGTCAGTTCGCCACAAGCCCTCTTCATCTCCTGGCTCCCACCCCTCGAACCGAACGGAATAATTACGAAATACAACCTCTACACAAG GGTCGTAGATGGGCGGGAGGAGCTCAATCACGGTAAAAGAACACTGCCAGCCACGAACACGTATTTCGAGGCCACCGATTTGCAACAACACGTAGAATATCAGTTTTGGGTGACCGGTAGCACCCGAGTAGGTGAAGGTCAGAGTTCCAGGGTGGCTGCACAGGTGCCCACCAATCGGGTACCCGCGAGAATCACCTCGTTCGGAGGTCACGTAGTGAGACCTTGGAGAGGATCTGCTACTTTAGCTTGCAACGCGGTTGGTGACCCTACCAGGGAGTGGTACAAAGGTGCAGCCGAACAAATTCGCACGGACACCACCAGAAATATACAGATCTTACCGTCGGGAGAACTTGTGTTATCTAATTTGCAATCGCAAGATGGCGGTAACTACACTTGTCAGGTGGAGAACGCGCAAGGGAGCGACAAGCTGCATTACACTTTAACCGTGCAGG TACCACCAAATGCGCCTGTTCTTTACGTAACGAGTTCCACGTCCAGCAGTATTTTACTGCACTGGAAACCTGGACATTCTGGAGGTGCTCCGCTCACTGGGTACACGCTGCATTATAGAACCACCCATGGCAATCTGGACGAACTACAGTTGTCTCGTCACGCAACGAGCCACGAGTTAAAG GGTTTACTATGTGGAAACACGTATCAGTTATACCTGACGTCTCACAACAAAATCGGGAGCAGTCCATCATCTCCCGTCCTTTCGGTCCGAACTCAAGGTCAGGCTCCAGGAATACCTCCCGCAGCCGCTTTCCTCAGTCCAAACTCCACCACGCTTGTCCTCCGTCTCCACGTATGGCCCGACAACGGTTGTCCCATCCTCTACTTCGTCATCCAATACAGACCCATCAACGAGTTCCACTGGACGCTGGTATCAAACAGCGTCAAAATGCAGCGACGGTTCGTCGTGACGAACTTGCAACCCAGCTCCGTTTATCAGCTGAAGGTCGAGGCTCATAACGTGGCTGGTAGCAACCAGGCGGAGTTCACGTTCGTAACGTTGACGAAGGAAGGCG AACCGCCGCCCCCAGAACTGTCGAAACGCGGGATCACGTCGGCCGTGCCGTTTTACGCGGACGTGAAGGTGATGCTGCCTCTGATCGCGGCCACCATTGCTTTACTCGTCGCTGTGGTGATCGTGGCTCTTCGTTGGCGAAGCA GAGAGAGAATGCAACGTCCCATGAAAGAGACTCAGGAGAATCAACAGAATGCAGAAACCCAAAGGGAACGTTACTACGCGACGATACACAAGGTGGCGTTGCAACAGGCAGCGAATACGGGCGCAGGGCCCGACAAGATTCCAGGTGAACCTTTGTTACGATACGGACGACAGCCAG AGACAGCGGAGGACATCTCGCCGTACGCTACGTTCCAGCTTTCGGAGGGTGGCGGGGGAAGCCTGGCAGGGTTGGGAGGGCTGGGAGGACTGGGAAGCGCGGCGGAAGCTTCAGCGGCCGGTCTCCACCCGAACAATACGCTTCTACACAGTTTTATGTATCACGAGCACGCGATGACCGAAGGCTGCGCAAGCCCTCCACCTGCCGCGACG AGCATGAAGAGCGTCTCTTCGAGGAGACGGCAGCAGAGAAAGCAACAAACTCCGGGCGACGTCGAGAGCGACGAGAGCGAGTCTGACCCGGATCAACTGACGAGCTCTCGCACGGAGTCTTCCAACCAGCTGGACGCTGGCAAACTCAAACACA TTCGAGCCGTTTCAGACTTCATTTACCACGGTACGTCGAGCACTTCTTCAGACATCTCACCCATGTCAGAGCAGAAGTCTCTTCCTCGAAGAGGACGATCTAG ATGGCATGTTCCCAGCAGGAGCTCCCTACGTACGCTGCTGCCACCGATCTCGGTCGCGGAGACGACGTTCGTAGGAGGTAATCAGGGGAACGTAGTTCCGGGGAACGGCGACCGTACCGACCGGCCGGAGCTCAGCGAGGCAGAGTGCGACATCGACTCCTTGAAGAAGCTGAAACTAGGCCTGAGGAGCTCGCTATGGTCAAGGCCGAGCACCCAAAATAATCCTTCCTCCGACTATTCCATCGCCGTTTAA